From the Tigriopus californicus strain San Diego unplaced genomic scaffold, Tcal_SD_v2.1 Contig51, whole genome shotgun sequence genome, the window GTTTCGCACACGTCATGTCAGGGTTCCCAGATACTCCTCCATACCTTAATGCAAGAAGTGTGGTTAATAAGTTCACGGAGCTACCAGGAGTGTTATCCAAGCTAGATACGGACATAGTGTTAATTTCTAAGACGTGGTTAAATCCTTGGCACATggacaacaaattgaacaatgaataaacatgaaacaatgaaacaaattggacttcattgtttgaccTAACATGGGTTCTCAaaggcttggaggtgctctcaaaacgcatgttaAGCCTCTATTGCCActagaattgatcctaaatcctgggttgggacaaagctcatgaaagcTTTTAGGTCTTTTTAGGATGTTTTAACAGGTACActgaagatatgagagagctcacGTATTGggggaaattgaaaaagttgggacagggcagtgttcagagaagttACGAAAGTACCAAATACTGTACGTGTTTAACCTgagttttagggtcaattgtagtgactgcTTTGAACGGCACTCAACGTGAGCACATccaagccttcaagaatctTCACGAATCAGAACATAgaagtccaattctcttctCTTTCGGCTTCTTCCTTGTTTAATCTTCTTAAAGTTTCtgtcaaaaaaatccttttcaaCAATATCTTCAAGGGCCAGCCAGATTTGCAAACTCTAATTTGTCTGTAATTTGAAGCAATATGAAAGTTCGCATTAAAAAATTCCTCAATAGTAGGTGCGGTCAATAAATTGAGAAAAACGTTTGAACTTGGGTTTACCCTGATAATCAGTATACTTTTGCAGGCACTTTTTGGTCTCGTTTTGGCATCAAATCTTTGGATGAATTCACGACAAATTGTCGTTATTAACACAGAGATAAAGTAATTTTAGACTTGATAGTATGTCTGAGACAATACAGCAatacaaaatttaaaaaatacaCTACGCAATGactgatgaagaaaaaagcttttgtttttccttttccaaCACTTTGGGAAAAGTTATTCTACTTTTGTAAATATTCAACTATAGGCCCTCAAacgcaaaatattttcaagctcGTTTCAAGTCAGCACTCTAACAACTAGTATTTTCGGCCGTGACTTCGGCCTTTCTCTCCCGCCTTGCCCTTATGAGCCACCCAACCCACAGACTTCTAGCACACAATCATCCAAAGCCTTAGAAATGCAATTCTTGGAAAGAGTGCATTGTTATACCGTGAATGGAGAGACTTTTGGGTAAATAGAGCATCATAAAAAGATGCAGACGCATCTCATATAGTCATGTTTAGCCCCAACCAATATAAAAAGGCCTCGTTCAAGTTCAATATTGTGTCAATCATCAGAACTCAAATAAACAGTCAACATGAAGAGTTTGATCGTTCCCGTTGTCATTGCTCTCTTTGGCTTTGCCCTCATGACCTTGGCTGACATGGGAGAATTGGAGGCCGAAGAGGCCAAAATCATTGAAGACTTTGAAAGCGGCATGTTTGACCAGTTCATCTCAATCGAGACGGAAATCAATGATTCTGATGTGGACACTGTTGACGAAGGCGGCGAGGATATGGACGGGTCTGAAGACAGGTAACAAATGGAACGTGTAGCTTTAAGCTTGTTAGTTAGATATCTAATGGAGAGATTTGACTTGACTAaagttatttcaaaaatgcttctttatttttgagctttttgtaACTCTCTGAACAATTGTAACGCCAAAATAATTGTTGAGGACACAAAACCAAACAGATTCTTCTCACTGTGTCTTCTCCTGCAGATTATTCCATGGTGCTTGGTGCCGCTTGAAATGTCTCCCCAGGTGTGCCGCCGCTCCCAATGGCACGTGTACTTGCACCAAGATGTTCCTTGGTATCTTCCCCATCTTTTCCATTACAATTCCTTGTGCATAATACCTGTTGCCATCACAATTCATGTTTATTGGATGAATAAATGCAAAATTACAGGATCTTTCACGGTTCATATTTGGGCTGGACAACATTTCTCACATCTAGGCGAACTGATATACTtctaaacaaatttgaaattgttggcATTTGGCAATGTGGACTCTTTGCCTCAATCACGCCACGCGCCAGGTTTGGTGCTCAAGCACACTACTCCAGAGTGCCTAAGTATTGCTCTTTGGAAAAGTGGACCTCTGTCTCTGAAGGTCGTGGACACGGGGcaacaatgacaaaaagaagGGAAACGAGAGTTGTCCCGCCGCCGGAAATCCTGGAAAAAGTAGAACGTTGTCAGATTGTCTGCCTTCATAGGTACTATGCCAGTGTTGAAGATGTATTAAGTAGATAAGTTACTGGTGCTTGAAATAAACGTTACTCTGCATGAAATGAACTAATGATGG encodes:
- the LOC131892570 gene encoding uncharacterized protein LOC131892570, with amino-acid sequence MKSLIVPVVIALFGFALMTLADMGELEAEEAKIIEDFESGMFDQFISIETEINDSDVDTVDEGGEDMDGSEDRLFHGAWCRLKCLPRCAAAPNGTCTCTKMFLGIFPIFSITIPCA